The following are from one region of the Jatrophihabitans telluris genome:
- the dpdE gene encoding protein DpdE — MSDGRMQRDGPPTPSELSVGCVVTFTGAPGIGRVGDLSDGRVRVDFFESAAEPVVGSRWLPLPDVRRVLLGEQTRVFFVDGGGRWRAGRVVGGGPGGYFVRLPNSSMDTDIPEDQIFVRWEKVPRDPLQVLLAGANETPRYRDVRQPVRRLLLAERSATGSATGITSSSVRIHPHQISAALRIIHDPVQRYLLADEVGMGKTIQAGMVMRQLLIDGAGRREIGVIVPDALVPQWKAELHTKFHLDDFPTADGSSPVRIVGHGDVGGWAALVNVDLLVIDEAHLLARTASPSASPYRELAAVAHRAPRILMLSATPFSRGVTTHLALLHLLDPQMFRWEDRDSFERLLESRHELAAAVFGLDEEPDADNPELLEIQFDQIRRQIPADEAVQAVMQRAMKVYGPAGTDPKHVDLEQLRRAVAAVRTHVSETYRLHHRVIRNRRHVVAMQTLDDEGLLTPFEFTGRLRPKVIRLEALEASAGAAAIATWVNRCAEAILDNEMDPVPFGPVLAVLLSRVGGPVTDLCNVLDFRINGRETPGSFSAIESEALVAAPVLEFETDLLDILRAQMPIDGLEALATAIAQRCQAPAKAIAFCGRGELAGDLVARIPVNQGVVNHVHAHVRSQTETEREQATAAWLKSGGVLVVDDSGEIGRNFQDADLAFHVRLPSNPNLLEQRIGRLDRYGHQRATTQFVVADDDHTGIPASWLKVLVRGFEIFSGSISAFHEAVEDLVGELWTVLLTEGLDEFVERAEPIREALKREKRRVNELDALESSYGSQIDGEAVASAIARYEEDSAGIEAAYRSLIEGNEGFRFVGRTNRDGSTTFERDYQNKPLLSERLLSRLLRVEGSRTGVFDRWTAGDRRLFRRGNPFMDGIELLLNLDDRGQAVAMWRLNPRWPLEPLPVFGFDFVVEAALDPIVSAMVGLGEVEPVARRRADTAFPPQYQQVWIPSDTSSPVLDPTFAEYLSQPLRKDKGDVNLNPDRIAALHTLLGGEANLAAVAEGCFSVARHHVEHISDVVEASRRAAEKVNGDADMLIAQSRARSRAAGFVMDSALLEAEIATSRAIATAVSSPVLRLSSVSCVVVSAQSWTDYV; from the coding sequence ATGTCAGACGGGCGGATGCAACGTGACGGACCGCCGACGCCGTCGGAGCTGTCCGTTGGCTGCGTTGTCACGTTCACCGGAGCGCCCGGGATTGGCAGGGTTGGTGACCTCAGCGACGGCCGGGTGCGGGTCGACTTTTTCGAGTCGGCCGCCGAACCCGTCGTCGGGTCACGGTGGCTTCCATTACCCGATGTACGACGAGTCTTGCTGGGGGAGCAGACGAGGGTGTTCTTCGTGGACGGTGGAGGACGTTGGCGTGCCGGGCGTGTCGTGGGGGGCGGACCGGGGGGCTACTTCGTGCGCTTGCCTAACTCCTCGATGGACACCGACATCCCCGAAGATCAGATCTTCGTTCGATGGGAGAAGGTTCCGCGCGATCCACTGCAGGTCCTGCTCGCGGGTGCAAATGAGACCCCTCGATACCGTGACGTCCGCCAACCAGTACGACGCCTGCTGCTAGCCGAGCGTTCGGCCACGGGTTCTGCCACGGGGATCACGTCCTCCTCTGTGCGCATCCACCCGCACCAGATCAGTGCCGCGCTACGCATCATCCACGATCCAGTTCAGCGGTACCTGCTGGCTGACGAAGTCGGGATGGGCAAGACCATCCAAGCTGGCATGGTGATGCGGCAACTGTTGATCGACGGGGCCGGCCGCCGAGAGATCGGCGTTATTGTTCCCGACGCTCTGGTACCTCAGTGGAAAGCGGAGCTACACACCAAGTTCCACCTGGACGATTTCCCGACGGCCGACGGATCGAGCCCGGTCCGAATCGTCGGTCACGGGGACGTCGGCGGATGGGCGGCTCTGGTGAACGTAGACCTGCTCGTAATCGACGAAGCCCACTTGCTGGCGCGTACCGCAAGTCCGTCAGCCTCGCCCTATCGCGAGTTGGCTGCGGTGGCTCACCGGGCACCTCGGATCCTGATGCTCTCGGCCACCCCTTTCTCCCGGGGCGTGACAACCCATCTGGCCCTACTTCACCTGCTCGACCCGCAAATGTTTCGGTGGGAAGACCGTGACTCATTCGAGCGGTTGCTTGAGTCACGACACGAGCTCGCGGCCGCCGTTTTCGGACTCGATGAGGAACCGGATGCGGACAACCCGGAGTTGCTGGAGATCCAATTCGATCAGATTCGGCGACAGATCCCCGCCGACGAGGCTGTTCAAGCTGTGATGCAACGCGCGATGAAGGTGTATGGACCCGCGGGCACCGACCCCAAACACGTCGACCTCGAGCAACTCCGGCGTGCAGTTGCCGCGGTCCGAACACATGTGTCCGAAACTTACCGACTCCACCATCGAGTAATTCGTAACAGGCGGCACGTCGTCGCAATGCAGACTCTCGACGACGAAGGCCTGTTAACTCCATTCGAATTTACGGGACGTCTCCGGCCAAAGGTCATCCGACTCGAGGCGCTGGAGGCATCAGCTGGGGCCGCTGCGATCGCCACCTGGGTCAATCGCTGTGCGGAAGCGATTCTGGATAACGAGATGGACCCCGTTCCGTTTGGTCCGGTCCTGGCGGTGCTGCTGTCCCGGGTCGGTGGGCCGGTGACCGATCTCTGCAATGTCTTGGATTTTCGGATCAACGGCCGTGAGACCCCAGGGTCGTTTTCTGCGATCGAATCTGAAGCTCTCGTCGCGGCCCCAGTTCTTGAGTTCGAGACTGACCTTCTAGACATACTCCGGGCCCAGATGCCCATCGATGGCCTGGAAGCGTTGGCGACTGCGATCGCGCAGCGTTGCCAGGCGCCGGCGAAGGCGATCGCCTTCTGCGGGCGTGGCGAGCTAGCAGGGGATCTGGTTGCTCGCATCCCAGTCAACCAAGGCGTCGTGAATCATGTCCACGCCCACGTTCGCAGCCAGACAGAAACTGAGAGGGAACAAGCGACGGCAGCATGGCTGAAGTCGGGTGGAGTGCTCGTCGTTGACGACTCCGGCGAGATCGGGCGAAATTTCCAAGACGCGGACCTAGCCTTCCACGTTCGACTGCCGTCAAACCCGAACCTGTTGGAACAGCGGATCGGCCGACTCGACCGCTACGGGCACCAGCGTGCTACCACGCAGTTCGTTGTCGCCGACGACGATCACACGGGGATCCCCGCATCCTGGCTGAAGGTGCTTGTCCGAGGGTTCGAGATCTTCAGTGGCTCCATCTCCGCCTTCCACGAAGCCGTGGAGGACCTCGTTGGTGAACTCTGGACTGTCTTGCTGACGGAGGGCCTAGACGAATTCGTCGAACGGGCCGAGCCAATTCGAGAGGCTCTCAAGCGTGAGAAGCGCCGCGTCAACGAACTCGACGCGCTCGAGTCCAGCTATGGCTCGCAGATCGACGGCGAGGCGGTGGCAAGCGCGATCGCCCGCTACGAAGAGGACTCCGCCGGCATCGAAGCCGCCTACCGCAGCCTGATCGAAGGTAACGAAGGCTTTCGGTTCGTCGGTCGCACAAATCGCGACGGCAGCACGACGTTCGAACGCGACTATCAGAACAAGCCACTGCTGAGTGAGCGTCTACTAAGCAGGCTGCTTCGTGTCGAAGGCTCGCGCACCGGGGTCTTCGATCGCTGGACGGCCGGCGACCGGCGTCTCTTTCGCCGCGGGAATCCATTCATGGATGGGATCGAACTGCTGCTCAACCTAGACGATCGGGGCCAGGCGGTTGCCATGTGGCGCCTCAATCCGCGCTGGCCACTCGAGCCACTCCCAGTGTTCGGATTCGACTTCGTCGTCGAAGCCGCGTTGGACCCGATTGTCAGTGCGATGGTCGGGCTCGGCGAAGTTGAGCCAGTCGCGAGGAGGCGTGCTGACACGGCGTTCCCGCCCCAATATCAGCAGGTATGGATTCCGTCGGACACGAGCTCCCCGGTTCTTGACCCTACCTTCGCTGAGTACCTCAGCCAACCGCTAAGGAAGGACAAAGGCGACGTCAATCTGAACCCGGATCGTATCGCGGCGCTGCACACCCTGCTCGGTGGCGAGGCCAACCTGGCTGCGGTAGCGGAGGGTTGTTTTTCCGTCGCACGACACCACGTTGAACATATTTCCGACGTCGTCGAAGCATCACGTCGAGCGGCGGAAAAGGTTAACGGGGACGCCGACATGTTGATCGCACAAAGCAGAGCCCGGTCACGCGCGGCCGGCTTCGTCATGGACTCGGCTTTGTTAGAGGCGGAGATCGCTACCAGTCGTGCCATCGCGACCGCGGTGTCATCTCCGGTGCTACGTCTGAGCAGCGTCAGCTGTGTCGTGGTTTCCGCACAGTCCTGGACGGACTATGTCTAG
- the queC gene encoding 7-cyano-7-deazaguanine synthase QueC: protein MSGGLDSATVLAIAKDKGFEPHAISFRYGQRHDVELDAARRVAAANNVDRHVIAEIDLRVFGGSALTADLDVPHHASVDDLDDGGIPITYVPARNTIFLSFALAWAETLGASDVFIGVNALDYSGYPDCRPEYIAAYEQMANLATKAGVEGTQRLKIHTPLINLTKAETIAKGLALGVDYSLTHSCYDPTVSGQACRTCDSCLLRRRGFAELGMTDPALGVASRRP from the coding sequence TTGAGTGGGGGGCTAGACTCGGCGACAGTCCTGGCGATCGCGAAGGACAAAGGTTTCGAGCCCCACGCGATCAGTTTCCGATACGGCCAACGTCACGACGTCGAACTTGACGCGGCCAGACGCGTCGCAGCCGCCAACAACGTGGACCGGCACGTGATCGCTGAGATCGACCTGCGTGTGTTTGGAGGATCAGCGCTGACGGCTGACCTTGACGTTCCGCATCACGCGAGCGTCGATGATCTTGACGATGGCGGCATCCCGATCACCTACGTCCCCGCGCGTAACACAATCTTCTTGTCGTTCGCGCTGGCCTGGGCCGAGACTCTGGGGGCCAGCGACGTATTCATCGGAGTCAACGCTCTGGACTACTCGGGCTACCCGGACTGCCGGCCGGAGTACATCGCCGCTTATGAGCAGATGGCGAACCTGGCAACCAAAGCGGGCGTCGAAGGCACTCAGCGACTGAAGATCCATACGCCTCTGATCAATCTCACGAAAGCCGAGACGATCGCCAAGGGCCTGGCTTTAGGAGTGGACTACTCGCTCACTCACAGTTGCTACGACCCTACAGTCAGCGGTCAGGCCTGCCGTACATGTGACTCGTGCCTACTACGGCGACGGGGCTTCGCAGAACTGGGGATGACCGATCCGGCGCTCGGTGTCGCGAGCCGCAGGCCGTGA
- the queE gene encoding 7-carboxy-7-deazaguanine synthase yields the protein MTYRLKEIFYTLQGEGAHAGRPAVFARFASCNLWTGQEKDRLRAVCRFCDTDFVGIDGPGGGRFATADALADAIDSTWAGQPNPSVERYVVCTGGEPLLQLDAPAIDALHTRGFTVAVETNGTQPAPVGLDWICVSPKADAPLVLVTGDELKLVYPQETAQPERFEHLSFERFLLQPMDGPDQDKNTRLAVEYCLAHPQWRLSLQTHKYLGIA from the coding sequence GTGACCTACCGACTAAAGGAAATCTTCTACACATTGCAGGGCGAGGGTGCCCATGCTGGACGCCCTGCGGTGTTCGCGAGGTTCGCCAGTTGCAACTTGTGGACGGGCCAGGAGAAGGACCGGCTCCGGGCAGTCTGCCGGTTCTGCGACACCGACTTCGTAGGTATTGACGGACCCGGCGGTGGCCGCTTCGCGACCGCGGACGCGCTTGCCGACGCAATCGACTCCACCTGGGCGGGGCAGCCCAATCCTTCTGTAGAGCGGTATGTGGTCTGCACCGGCGGTGAACCGCTCCTACAACTGGACGCCCCAGCGATCGACGCCCTTCATACGCGGGGCTTCACTGTGGCTGTCGAGACGAACGGCACCCAACCGGCGCCGGTCGGGCTGGATTGGATCTGCGTCAGCCCGAAGGCCGACGCGCCGCTCGTGCTGGTCACCGGTGACGAACTCAAACTCGTCTACCCCCAAGAGACCGCCCAGCCCGAGAGGTTTGAGCACCTGTCTTTCGAGCGGTTCCTCTTGCAGCCCATGGACGGGCCTGACCAGGACAAGAACACCCGTCTTGCCGTCGAGTACTGCCTCGCCCACCCGCAGTGGCGTCTGAGCCTGCAGACCCACAAGTACCTAGGGATCGCATAG
- the queD gene encoding 6-carboxytetrahydropterin synthase QueD encodes MDIFREFSFEAAHRLPHVPEGHKCGRLHGHSYRIEVHVRGDVDPVTGMVMDFAEIKAAFRPLEDMLDHHYLNEVEGLENPTSENLAQWVWKRIEGTLPLSGIVVRETCTSGVAYHGDQS; translated from the coding sequence GTGGATATCTTTCGCGAGTTCAGCTTCGAAGCCGCACACCGACTTCCGCACGTCCCGGAGGGACACAAGTGCGGGCGACTGCACGGACACTCCTACCGCATCGAGGTCCACGTGCGCGGCGATGTCGATCCGGTCACCGGCATGGTGATGGATTTCGCCGAGATCAAAGCCGCGTTCCGACCGCTTGAGGACATGCTTGATCATCACTATCTCAACGAGGTCGAGGGACTGGAGAACCCCACGAGCGAGAATCTCGCCCAATGGGTTTGGAAGCGCATCGAGGGAACCCTCCCGCTCTCGGGAATCGTGGTCCGCGAGACATGTACCTCCGGAGTCGCGTACCACGGGGATCAATCATGA